The genomic stretch CGAAAGTGAATCGATTTAACCGCAATCCAAGGGTTTTAAAGGGTCTGGTCACCAACATCATTCAAGACGGACGGGGTCGTGGAGCATCGAGGAAAAAACCGAGTCAATCGGGACAGAGACTACATGCCCAACATGGAGAGGGGCAAACCGGCCACCTACACCGGCGACAAGAAGGCAAAGATGGCTGCAAAGACCAATAAGAAGTGGGTAAGACTGGCCACCGTGTTCGCCTATGTTTTGTCCGTGTCTCTGGCTGCGATCATCCTGGCCATCTACTACAGCCTCATATGGAAACCGGCCGGTGCTCCCAGTACCAACAGTACAAAACCCGACCCCACGTCGGGCAAAATCCCCGCGCACAGCAACGGGACGCAAAGCAACAGCACGCTGGTGGATCTGATCCATTTAAACGCCACCGGCTCCAACCGGACGGCAAGGTCGCTCTCCAAAAGTGCGCAGTCCCAGTCCGGGGATTTCTACACATATACTATGCCTACAGAGAGctcagacagtcagacagagtCTTCGCGAAGAGATCACCAGACCCTCGCCGCCGGAGACGCGCAGCCGGAGACGCGCTGGGAGCGCGCGGCGCCGGTCGAGGACGATTCTAGACGGCGAAAACAAACTCAGCTAGTGTCTGATACGAATAACCAGCACAGAAAGAACTAAACGAGACCTTGAGACTCGCAGATGTTGGACAGGTGTCCGCCTGAGAGGACGCGAGACGAGGCCGCAGCTGGTGCGCGGACTCTCGGACAGCAACGCATATAGCAGAAACCTATACGTTCACATATAATCTGTCCTTTTCGTTCCGCCTTAATACTCGGCATCTCCTTGGTGGACGTTTGCAGTTTAATGGGCTTATATTTTCGGAGCGTATAGTCCAAAATCACCGGCTGGCCTGTCATTCAGTTGTATAGGAAACATTCATCCGAACCGGAGACTGTCCATTGCGCTCAATGCCTTGATTTTGAACAGCCATTTttggggaggggggggggggcaagCTTTTAAAATAACACCACTTAAAAGCTTGCATGAATTTAAACCTGTTAACCAGTTAATCAGGATTCTTATGTTAGAGGAACCTGCTCAGGTATGTGCAAATATCCATGTAAATGTACTGTTTAGTAATGTACATACATGCTCTGGAAACTTTTAGCATCACTAGATCATTTTTACAGCAAATAATGTACCATAGGTGTAGAATAACATCACCCTAATGGTAAATAAACTCCCTTGTACAAGTACAAACGCTCATTTCATTCGTGGATAATGGGTTAAAAAGCATGCACTTGTGTTATATAAGCAAAACCGGGCAGCACTTTGACTAGATTAAAACACCCATAATGAAATTACAGTTTAGTCCAGGTGAGCGCACCGTTTAATCCTGGATTAACCTATAAGCAGATATTAAAATCAATGTGTTTTGTTGACCTTTGAGCAAATAAGACGCTGATTCATATTCATAAGAGTCTGCCTTATAAATGAATTGGTTTTATTCAGGTCAAAAACAGGGTCATGGTCAGAGATGTTTAAGGTTGACAACAACACACTTTCAGTCTCTAGAGCTATGCATGATGTTTAGTATCTCTACAGTGAGTGATGAAGGTTTATTGATTGACTTAAAGCAGGCATTACACAATCCTGCTCTATTTTCAGCGGTGGCTCATTGACCTGTTACAGCACATATCTGAGAGAAATCTGTGCAACTGGAACACCACACCACATTTATACTGCACATCTTCATCTTCAGAGCTAGTATGCATGAGATGCTGCTAAGATGGTCTGAACGGTTTTTAGTGTGCTGATAGCGGTTCACTTGTGAAAAAGCATCACTttactttagcatacttttaataATCATATTAAGGAAATAATGCACTTTTaactagggatgcacgatatatcgcccaccatatcggtatcggaCGATATAtcataagaaaatttggccgatatatcaAAGCACCAGATTTGTTTtaaattgcttgaaatatgattgaaatcacttcaaaaaggaaaatataggctgtgtaatattataatgagaacattataattgagTGTTTGGGACAttgcttttaatggtgagaattttgtttttataaccagGCTcttaaaaattgtataaaaatttggatttagatttatcggtcaatatatcggttatcggtttTCAAATacaaagaattatcggttatcggccaaaattttcatatcggtgcatccctactttATCTGAATATACTTAAGTGCGAACTGCATTAATTGCACATTATTTGcaattaaatcaaaatgtattatagtttacatttatattaaatgcagttatttgaatttaagaGTGCTTTTTGACatacttaagtacatctttatatgcaATTTCAGAAATACTTCTATATTATCTTAGTttactgctgaatgtactgacaagcatttatgattaactaaaatacactttaacaatttctattgaaacttgtgtcatgtatttaaatatatttacaattacTGTACATGTTGgtaatgaagttgcaattttaaaacctttaaatgtaatactgAAAAACACTacaatcaagtactttacatgtgctttagtattaAAGAAAGCACATCAAAATAAGCATACTTCTTTAAAGATgacaaaaaaagtataaaacttttaaaagtggactaagaaacatgtgaaagagaacttttatttcataatattatatctGCAAGTTTggtttttggtaacactttattttaaggtgacgttttacgttactacatgtacttactgtagtaataacagtaaattatgcataattacaagtaactataACCCTAAACCAAGTtgttaatattactcagtacttatttaaGTACAATACaactatgtcaccttaaaataaagtgtatcccagtttattatatatatatacacaatgtaaaaaaattattttcatgatttatcacaaaaaaaaatattttgtcaaatcaacttaatgtGGTtgagataacataatattttgagtttctgttgattaaaccaattgccTTTATTGTATTAACTTAAAGCACTCAaaattaaggcaaccaggtaacttactttaagttaaacacttatttttacagtgtactttaaTATCTGTACACTACATGTGCACATGCAATACAGTTAAGTGCACTTGTTTTTCACAAGATTTGCTTATTCTCCTAACTGTAAAATGTCTAAGATATTCTTTGTTCAAATCTCTAACCCCATGATAGTAATCGTAATAGCGGCGTTTGATTTAAAAACCTCCCGATCTGTTGATTCAGTGGTGTAACTCAATCTGCTTGTACTATTAAGCAGCAGCTTCCTGTAAACAAGATGTTTTGGACGCTTTCTTTGATTCGTCCTGTGACTGAAGACAATTGATTCAGCGGCTGTGGTACAAATCAATGTTGACTTGAATAGTTAAAAAGTCAGTTTTTAGATCTTTCATGGCGTTCAAGTGTGCAAAACCCCCTTGAGATTCAATTATTAGATGTGTTTACCAAGTCAGTCCTCGCTAGTACTAGTGCTGATAGTCATGTGATGAAACCTCCAGCACGAAGCGTTGAAGTTAGTGTGTGCGTCGTCCCACTGGACCATAAAACAGGTGGAAAAAATCCCTCAGATGCACAATGAGCCACATCTAGAGACCAGATGATCACAAAACATGTCATTTTTACTTgagaagtcaagtcaagtcaagtcaaatttatttatatagcgcttttacaattggtaattgtttcaaagcagctttacatattagaagcacagaaaaaagggaagtggttaaaaataagctgtacaaacaagcgtggtaatatgtaacatatacaagatggtgctacattaagccaatgtcggctgactcccaggggtggaaaaaaccccctaggagaaaaacccagcgtgctaacactgggaaaaaagtcctaggagggaaaaaaacccttggaagatatatataatatatgtaaatggatatggagatcaaaatctgaattatacatttttattatagagattaaaaatagattatatataaatatatgtaagcggatacggggattaaaaatctgaattatagatgcagccagaactggatctgtaggcccattgtctcctgggctacgttgtagtcaggtccagacacaggttctccatctgatctggatacggcctggatccagcacccggaaaacctcaggataagcagagagacagatattagcgtagatgccattcttattctgatgtacaggtatatctagtgttataggaaatgttctcgccTAGCAAGCATATAGCATCATTGACAGTGTGTTTTGCATGGATAATCACCATGCACAGTTTCTTCAAAAACGTAAACTTTTATATAAGTTGTCTTAATCAAGTCTAAAAAGTCTTTTATTAGAtttcaaatgtgcatgttacTCAAAAAGAATCACATATGCATATTATCAATTGAAATGTTTCATACATAAGTACGAATAGAAACCAAAGATGGTATTTAACGGCATGCACACAAGttaaatcagtggttctcaaaagGTTGTGATCAATGTtcaatgcaaataataaaacacaactaACCTTAGAATTATGTACAGCTGGTTAGCCAAATAAATCAGCTGTTAAAATGATGTTATTGATGCCAAAGTCATGCGTCCAATCAAATGCTATGATATTTCAACCCAGTGTTTGTTCTTTGTGCATTCATAAAATTGTTGTGTTACTACTATTGCATAATATTTGGCTCAAGCAGTTCATGCCACTATTAATAAACCTCCTGTTTGATTTTAAAGAAACTTGTATGAGAAACAATGTTGTGTTTGGTCTGCATCCTGAAGCAAAATCctttgagaaccactgtaaataCAGTGAAAgcttgtttttgaaagaaagtggAGCATTATGTTATAGGTTCATAATGGGCTTTTCAATTATCATCAGTCAGACCGGACAGAAATGCATTATTAATCAATCTGAGAGACCACTGCTGCCGAAGAGTGCTGTAACCCAACCCATCTATTACCAACCCTCATTTCCCATCAGCGATCGGGACCAGCCTCACGGGCGTCTGAGTTCACAGCTGCAGGTGCGCATGATATAATCAAATATGTGCCGAGAGACCTGGGAGCCATTTTCCACTGCACTGCAGCACAATCACTGCCAGGAGACGAGGAAAGACTCACGGCAGGACGAGGCCAAATCCGCACTTATTTCTGGCACTGAAACTAGAAATGAGGCTTTTTGGCCCATTTCTAG from Megalobrama amblycephala isolate DHTTF-2021 linkage group LG5, ASM1881202v1, whole genome shotgun sequence encodes the following:
- the LOC125269276 gene encoding putative transmembrane protein INAFM2, with protein sequence MPNMERGKPATYTGDKKAKMAAKTNKKWVRLATVFAYVLSVSLAAIILAIYYSLIWKPAGAPSTNSTKPDPTSGKIPAHSNGTQSNSTLVDLIHLNATGSNRTARSLSKSAQSQSGDFYTYTMPTESSDSQTESSRRDHQTLAAGDAQPETRWERAAPVEDDSRRRKQTQLVSDTNNQHRKN